The proteins below are encoded in one region of Acidobacteriota bacterium:
- the phoU gene encoding phosphate signaling complex protein PhoU, with translation MLRLQRDVDLAVLRRTVSWMGDLVLERLALAVRSLVDRDADSARFVIDRDRDIDELQIQVDERALLLLALQNPEAGDLRFVVATIKANGDLERLGDQAVNIAEAALRLINKPALPQMIQVGTMAQRALAMVRDGLTAFLDRDAAIAREVLRQDDEVDAMKSRVLRIVLDHMTWDPGTIERGMELVIVSRSLERIADHATNMAEDAIFLVEALDVRHRRGDAGEPGTGAAGQES, from the coding sequence ATGCTACGCCTTCAACGCGACGTAGATCTGGCCGTACTGCGCCGCACGGTCTCGTGGATGGGCGATCTCGTGCTGGAACGGCTGGCATTGGCCGTCCGATCGCTCGTGGATCGTGATGCGGACTCGGCGCGTTTCGTGATCGATCGCGATCGTGACATCGACGAGCTGCAGATCCAGGTCGACGAGCGCGCGCTGCTCCTGCTGGCCCTCCAGAACCCGGAGGCCGGCGACCTGCGATTTGTCGTAGCCACCATCAAGGCAAACGGAGATCTCGAGCGACTGGGGGACCAAGCCGTCAACATCGCCGAGGCCGCGCTGCGTCTGATAAACAAACCAGCGCTTCCGCAGATGATCCAGGTTGGGACGATGGCCCAGCGGGCACTGGCCATGGTCCGCGACGGCCTCACGGCGTTTCTCGACCGGGACGCCGCCATCGCGCGCGAGGTGCTGCGGCAGGACGATGAGGTGGATGCCATGAAGAGCCGCGTGCTGCGCATCGTGCTCGATCACATGACCTGGGATCCCGGCACGATTGAGCGCGGCATGGAACTGGTGATTGTGAGCCGCAGCCTCGAGCGGATTGCCGACCACGCGACCAACATGGCCGAAGACGCGATCTTCCTTGTCGAGGCCCTGGACGTCCGTCACCGCCGGGGGGATGCCGGAGAACCCGGGACGGGAGCGGCCGGCCAGGAATCTTGA
- the pstB gene encoding phosphate ABC transporter ATP-binding protein PstB, with the protein MTDVQTPTESPGFRMRVTVGAEAVVQAEANRQHPGAKAAGTPAIVVDHANLWYGTNQALFDVTMNLPEKQATALIGPSGCGKSTLLRCFNRMNDLIDNVHVTGRILVRGQDINAATTDVIEVRRRVGMVFQKSNPLPKSIFENVVYGLRIAGIKDRATLDEACERSLQGAALWDEVKDRLHTSGLSLSGGQQQRLCIARAIAIEPEIILMDEPCSALDPIATLKIEELIFELKRDYTIVIVTHNLQQAARVSDSTAFFWLGRLVEYSRTADLFTNPREKHTEDYITGRFG; encoded by the coding sequence ATGACTGACGTGCAGACACCAACTGAAAGCCCCGGCTTCCGGATGCGCGTCACGGTCGGCGCCGAGGCCGTCGTGCAAGCCGAGGCGAACCGGCAGCACCCGGGCGCGAAGGCGGCCGGCACGCCGGCCATCGTGGTCGATCACGCGAACCTCTGGTACGGAACCAACCAGGCGCTCTTCGATGTCACCATGAACCTGCCGGAGAAGCAGGCGACCGCCTTGATCGGGCCATCCGGGTGCGGCAAATCCACGCTGCTGCGTTGCTTCAACCGGATGAACGACCTTATCGACAACGTCCACGTGACGGGACGCATCCTGGTGCGCGGGCAGGACATCAATGCGGCGACGACGGATGTCATCGAGGTCAGGCGGCGCGTCGGTATGGTCTTTCAGAAGTCCAACCCGTTGCCGAAGTCCATATTCGAGAACGTCGTCTATGGGCTGCGCATTGCAGGGATCAAAGACAGAGCGACGCTCGACGAGGCCTGCGAGCGCTCACTCCAGGGCGCAGCGCTCTGGGACGAAGTCAAGGACCGGTTGCATACCAGTGGCCTCTCACTGTCGGGCGGTCAGCAGCAGCGCTTGTGCATTGCCCGCGCGATTGCCATCGAGCCCGAGATCATTCTGATGGATGAACCCTGTTCGGCGCTCGATCCGATCGCGACGCTCAAGATTGAGGAGTTGATCTTCGAGCTGAAGCGGGACTATACGATCGTGATCGTGACCCACAACCTGCAGCAGGCCGCTCGCGTGTCGGATTCTACGGCATTTTTCTGGCTGGGCAGGCTCGTCGAGTACAGCAGGACCGCGGACCTGTTTACCAACCCGCGCGAAAAACACACCGAAGACTACATCACCGGGAGGTTCGGTTAA
- the pstA gene encoding phosphate ABC transporter permease PstA has protein sequence MSALRDLIRRGDPAIWLAGTGLGVCLLMISGMIALILTSGLGYFWPGRLIELTLKNGTVLLGEMSGREIIPTPGAPEPLPRFRIQLKLGNRDLFGADYRWVDEAEIEARAWPADAVYLERREYGPLLGRVVKVTDGDRTIGQGAGPGWDALVPLIDKAERDRAAIRRLERDEIGAVDAGIEQARLALKKDPAARERLERETAALTGQYTLLEQRLGQQTEEAARTRVTVKVADGREKDLATLDVFRAYRANQLTRIDRARLYASRLWEFLSGDPRESNTEGGIFPAIFGTLMMVLLMSGVAVPFGVVAALYLREYAKQGLLVRIVRIAVNNLAGVPSIVFGVFGLGFFIYFVGGTIDQMFYAERLPTPTFGTGGILWASLTLGLLTVPVVIVAAEEALAAVPRSMREASLATGATKFQTILRVVLPAAAPGILTGLILAMARGAGEVAPLMITGVVKLAPDLPLDGTFPFLHLERKFMHLGFHIYDVGFQSPNVEAAKPMVYATAVLLLVIVVLLNLTAIIVRTKLRRKYQTSAF, from the coding sequence ATGAGCGCCCTGCGCGACCTCATCCGGCGCGGCGACCCCGCCATCTGGCTGGCCGGCACGGGCCTGGGCGTCTGCCTGCTGATGATCAGCGGGATGATCGCGCTCATCCTGACAAGCGGCCTCGGCTACTTCTGGCCGGGCCGGCTGATCGAGCTCACGCTCAAGAACGGCACCGTGCTCCTTGGCGAGATGTCGGGGCGTGAGATCATCCCCACGCCCGGAGCGCCAGAGCCGTTGCCGCGCTTCAGGATCCAGTTGAAGCTGGGGAATCGCGATCTCTTCGGTGCCGATTACCGGTGGGTGGACGAGGCCGAGATCGAGGCGCGCGCGTGGCCGGCCGATGCGGTCTATCTCGAGCGGCGCGAATACGGGCCGCTCCTTGGGCGAGTCGTCAAGGTCACCGATGGCGATCGCACGATCGGGCAGGGGGCCGGTCCCGGATGGGACGCGCTGGTACCGCTCATCGACAAGGCCGAACGGGACCGGGCCGCCATCCGTCGCCTCGAGCGAGACGAGATTGGCGCCGTCGATGCCGGCATCGAGCAGGCCAGGCTGGCGCTCAAGAAGGACCCAGCCGCCCGCGAGCGCCTCGAGCGCGAGACCGCCGCGCTGACAGGTCAGTACACGCTGCTCGAGCAGCGTCTCGGGCAGCAGACCGAGGAAGCTGCGCGCACACGCGTCACCGTCAAGGTCGCCGATGGCCGCGAGAAGGACCTCGCCACCCTCGACGTGTTCCGCGCCTACCGGGCCAACCAGTTGACCAGGATCGATCGGGCCCGCCTGTACGCCAGCCGATTGTGGGAGTTCCTGAGCGGCGACCCGCGCGAATCGAACACCGAGGGTGGCATCTTCCCGGCCATCTTCGGCACCCTGATGATGGTGCTCCTGATGAGCGGCGTCGCCGTGCCGTTTGGCGTGGTGGCCGCGCTCTACCTGCGCGAATACGCGAAGCAGGGACTGCTCGTCCGAATCGTCCGCATCGCCGTCAACAATCTCGCCGGTGTGCCCTCAATCGTCTTCGGCGTATTCGGTCTCGGGTTCTTCATCTATTTCGTCGGTGGCACGATCGACCAGATGTTCTACGCCGAACGCCTGCCGACTCCGACGTTCGGCACCGGCGGGATCCTCTGGGCCTCGCTTACCCTCGGGCTGCTCACCGTGCCCGTCGTGATTGTCGCAGCCGAGGAAGCGCTGGCAGCCGTGCCGCGATCGATGCGCGAGGCATCACTTGCGACTGGCGCCACGAAGTTTCAGACAATCCTGCGTGTGGTTCTGCCTGCCGCGGCGCCAGGCATCCTCACTGGTCTCATCCTCGCCATGGCGCGCGGCGCGGGCGAGGTTGCGCCGCTGATGATCACCGGCGTCGTCAAACTGGCGCCAGACCTGCCGCTCGATGGGACGTTCCCGTTCCTGCACCTCGAGCGCAAGTTCATGCACCTTGGCTTTCACATCTACGACGTCGGTTTCCAGAGTCCCAACGTCGAAGCGGCCAAACCGATGGTCTATGCCACCGCCGTGCTCCTCCTGGTGATTGTCGTGCTGCTGAACCTGACAGCCATCATCGTCCGAACGAAGCTGCGGCGGAAGTACCAGACGTCGGCGTTCTAA
- a CDS encoding ABC transporter permease subunit yields MMDASIPSVRARMAGAARRIGRLKRIDRAAVGVITLGGVSVIIAVLGILVFIAAQAVPLFKPATLSTSGQVRLDSRPYAVGAASLPVFGTDEYRKYIYTVEPDGRLVFYRYDSGAAARELPVPGLGAATITASSKTLLGNFVAAGTSDGCVSLMQIRFTPQYQGQKMVDLAIDLRERGLVEIDPGKRPVRDVSYLEQEGQKFVAALLTDREIAYWWTDTDAKEWRAILTVPAPQRVTAIRLGRNGALIAGTDRGNVYHWIPQPDMRLTDVSPVGGGGITALEWVLGGKSWVAGTEDGSVSAWFRAPLGAENASVMVRAHTYERQSSAVVAIAMSGRERSFATAGRDGTIILRHFTSERVLADVSVGEVVRALLITPKADGLLAARGGLVDRFAIVNPHPETSWTVLFGKVWYEGYAKPEYVWQSTGATDDVEAKLSLVPLIFGTIKGTLYAMLFAVPLSVLSALYTSQFVHPSIRAKIKPTVEIMAALPSVVIGFLAGLYLASIVEKNLVAMAALFVVAPLFGTVGVLVWRVLPRRILARLRPGTELAVIVPMLLAAVWLTHEMGPSLERWLFTGDARFWLKETLGLTYDQRNCIVVGLAMGFAVIPIIFTISEDAFSSVPSNLTAASLALGASRWQTAVRVVMPTASPGIFSAIMVGFGRAVGETMIVLMATGNTPLMDWSIFNGMRTLVANIAVEIPESPQAGTLYRTLFLTASLLFVLTFLVNTVAEVIRQRLRERYKAV; encoded by the coding sequence ATGATGGACGCTTCGATTCCGAGCGTGCGCGCGAGAATGGCCGGTGCCGCCAGGCGGATCGGCCGCCTCAAGCGCATCGACCGCGCGGCCGTGGGCGTGATTACGCTCGGTGGCGTCAGTGTCATCATCGCGGTGCTCGGCATTCTCGTCTTCATTGCCGCGCAGGCTGTGCCGCTCTTCAAGCCGGCGACGCTTTCCACTTCCGGACAGGTACGTCTCGACAGCCGGCCGTACGCCGTCGGAGCGGCCAGCCTTCCCGTTTTCGGTACGGACGAATACCGGAAGTACATCTACACGGTGGAGCCGGACGGTCGGTTGGTGTTTTACCGCTACGACTCTGGAGCGGCTGCCCGCGAACTGCCGGTTCCAGGGCTCGGTGCGGCGACGATCACCGCCTCATCGAAAACACTGCTCGGCAACTTCGTGGCTGCCGGCACCAGCGACGGTTGCGTGTCGTTGATGCAGATCCGCTTCACCCCGCAGTACCAAGGGCAGAAGATGGTCGATCTCGCCATCGATCTTCGGGAACGCGGGCTGGTCGAGATTGATCCGGGGAAGCGTCCCGTCCGAGATGTGTCGTACCTCGAGCAGGAGGGGCAGAAGTTCGTGGCGGCCCTGCTGACCGACCGCGAGATCGCTTACTGGTGGACCGACACCGACGCTAAAGAGTGGCGTGCCATCCTCACCGTTCCCGCACCCCAGCGCGTGACGGCGATTCGCCTCGGCCGCAACGGCGCACTCATTGCGGGCACCGATCGCGGCAATGTCTACCACTGGATCCCTCAACCAGACATGCGGCTGACCGACGTGTCGCCAGTTGGCGGCGGGGGCATCACGGCCCTCGAATGGGTGCTCGGCGGCAAGTCGTGGGTGGCAGGCACTGAGGACGGCAGTGTGTCCGCTTGGTTCCGTGCTCCGCTGGGCGCGGAAAATGCGTCGGTCATGGTCCGGGCTCATACCTACGAGCGGCAGTCGAGCGCGGTTGTCGCCATCGCGATGTCGGGGCGCGAGCGCAGTTTCGCCACGGCCGGGCGCGACGGCACGATTATCCTGCGCCATTTCACGTCAGAGCGCGTGCTGGCCGACGTCTCTGTTGGTGAGGTGGTTCGCGCGCTCCTGATCACGCCGAAGGCCGATGGGTTGCTTGCCGCACGAGGTGGCCTTGTCGACCGCTTCGCCATTGTGAATCCGCACCCGGAAACCAGCTGGACGGTCCTGTTCGGCAAGGTGTGGTACGAGGGCTACGCGAAGCCCGAGTACGTCTGGCAGTCCACCGGCGCCACCGACGACGTGGAAGCGAAGTTGAGCCTGGTGCCGCTCATCTTCGGCACCATCAAGGGCACGCTGTACGCGATGCTCTTCGCCGTGCCGCTCTCGGTGCTCAGCGCGCTCTACACGTCACAGTTCGTGCACCCGTCCATCCGCGCGAAGATCAAGCCAACCGTCGAGATCATGGCCGCTCTGCCCAGTGTCGTGATCGGTTTTCTGGCCGGCCTCTACCTCGCCTCGATTGTTGAAAAGAACCTCGTGGCCATGGCCGCGCTGTTTGTTGTCGCGCCCCTGTTCGGTACGGTGGGCGTCCTGGTGTGGCGCGTGCTTCCGCGCAGGATCCTGGCGCGCCTCCGCCCCGGCACCGAGTTGGCCGTCATTGTGCCCATGCTGTTGGCCGCCGTATGGCTGACGCATGAGATGGGGCCGTCGCTCGAGCGGTGGCTGTTCACCGGCGACGCCCGTTTCTGGCTGAAGGAAACCTTGGGCCTCACCTACGACCAGCGCAACTGCATCGTCGTTGGCCTCGCAATGGGGTTCGCGGTGATCCCGATCATCTTCACGATCTCGGAGGACGCCTTCTCGAGCGTGCCGTCGAACCTGACGGCCGCGTCGCTGGCCCTCGGCGCGAGCCGGTGGCAGACGGCGGTCCGGGTCGTGATGCCGACGGCAAGCCCTGGGATCTTCTCGGCCATCATGGTGGGCTTCGGCCGCGCGGTGGGCGAAACGATGATCGTGCTCATGGCCACAGGCAACACGCCGCTGATGGACTGGTCGATCTTCAACGGCATGCGCACGCTCGTCGCCAACATTGCCGTCGAGATTCCCGAGTCGCCGCAGGCTGGCACGCTCTATCGCACGCTGTTTCTCACCGCGTCGCTCCTGTTTGTGTTGACGTTCCTCGTCAACACCGTGGCAGAGGTGATCCGGCAGCGGTTGCGCGAGCGGTACAAGGCGGTGTGA
- a CDS encoding PstS family phosphate ABC transporter substrate-binding protein, which produces MMKRALMALVLAAASMTLLGAQAGSGMLTSMLPSYQKVSGVSGSLTSVGSDTMNNMMTLWAETYRKFYPSVKIQVEGKGSGTAPPALIAGTSQFGPMSRQMKTAEIDSFEAKYGYKPTELKTSYDALAVYVNKDNPIKSLTLAQVEAIFGKNRTRGYKENITTWGQLGLTGDWANRPISLYGRNSASGTYGFFKEHVLKNGDYKDTVKEQPGSASVVQGVTEDRFGMGYSGIGYKTSGVRAVPLSETATSATSDGSYEDVKSGKYPLWRLLYIYVNKAPGRALDPIVGEFVKLIFSREGQEVVVKDGYMPLSAPQCQQEIAKISK; this is translated from the coding sequence TTGATGAAACGTGCACTGATGGCTCTCGTACTTGCCGCTGCCAGCATGACGCTGCTCGGCGCCCAGGCCGGCTCGGGGATGCTGACGTCGATGCTGCCGTCCTACCAGAAAGTCAGCGGCGTCTCGGGCAGCCTGACCAGCGTTGGCTCCGACACGATGAACAACATGATGACGCTGTGGGCCGAGACGTACCGGAAGTTCTACCCGAGCGTCAAGATCCAGGTCGAAGGCAAGGGGTCCGGCACGGCGCCACCCGCGCTGATCGCTGGCACGTCGCAGTTCGGCCCGATGTCGCGCCAGATGAAGACCGCCGAGATCGACTCGTTCGAGGCGAAGTACGGTTACAAGCCGACCGAACTCAAGACCAGCTACGACGCCCTCGCCGTCTATGTGAACAAGGACAATCCCATCAAGTCGCTCACCCTCGCGCAGGTGGAAGCCATTTTCGGGAAGAACCGCACCCGCGGCTACAAGGAGAACATCACCACCTGGGGCCAGTTGGGCCTGACCGGCGACTGGGCCAATCGGCCGATCAGCCTGTATGGGCGCAATTCGGCCAGCGGCACCTATGGCTTCTTCAAGGAGCACGTGCTCAAGAACGGCGACTACAAGGACACGGTGAAAGAGCAACCTGGCTCCGCGTCGGTTGTCCAGGGCGTCACCGAGGATCGCTTCGGCATGGGCTATAGCGGCATCGGCTACAAGACGTCTGGCGTGCGCGCGGTCCCGCTGTCGGAAACCGCGACGTCGGCGACCTCGGATGGGAGCTACGAGGATGTGAAGAGCGGAAAGTACCCGCTCTGGCGCTTGCTGTACATTTACGTCAACAAGGCCCCGGGCAGGGCCCTCGACCCGATCGTCGGCGAATTCGTGAAGCTCATCTTCAGCAGGGAAGGCCAGGAGGTGGTGGTCAAGGACGGTTATATGCCGCTCTCTGCCCCCCAGTGCCAGCAGGAAATCGCCAAGATCAGTAAGTAA